Proteins from one Coleofasciculus chthonoplastes PCC 7420 genomic window:
- a CDS encoding adenylate/guanylate cyclase domain-containing protein has translation MGSVSCARLINGSAWLMIKTDTPLLSKIHRYIPVGLTLAVGIGLSIAATVTAGKWANHQTRLQLQQQTDNLTTTFQRKIDEYYYMVVSLSAFHEASDQVQQDDYEAFTQHFLSIHSGILTLGWLKPVSAKERPSYEAQMAEMGFANFSIYEYHPVKKQVIAKARPDYFPITFSPQQDVIGFDLASHPVGKSLLEKARMTGQLVATTKLKIPGKPPDSLTILLPLYHNDMPHNTPETRRQAFRGAMIGVYSLEEIITTSLKGLQIDTLNFCLSDPSLPSPERYLALYQSQTKTVEMKPDLSSCRNHLIYTHPIQVADQQLSLSFWEIPQNSGWGIPPLAGVTLLSGLLLTGTLVMYIVRSLHYTAEIEAEREKSELLLLNILPKPIADRLKQNQQTIADSFTEATVLFADIVGFTQLSQRISATELVQLLNEIFSAFDQLTETYGLEKIKTIGDAYMVVGGLPTPCDNHADAIADMALEMQQQVAQFSAKYGEPFKIRIGINTGPVVAGVIGTKKFIYDLWGDAVNTASRMESHGVPGGIQVSASTYQHLRDKYQFEERGTIQVKGKGEMMTYLLKNRKKEKTLATD, from the coding sequence ATGGGTTCAGTCTCTTGTGCCAGGTTAATTAATGGAAGTGCTTGGCTGATGATTAAAACCGATACACCCTTATTGTCTAAGATTCATCGCTATATTCCCGTTGGGTTAACCCTTGCTGTGGGAATTGGACTGTCAATTGCCGCAACTGTAACGGCTGGGAAATGGGCAAACCACCAAACTAGACTACAATTGCAACAACAAACCGATAACCTGACAACCACATTCCAGCGTAAAATTGATGAATATTATTATATGGTTGTATCCTTGAGCGCGTTTCACGAAGCGTCTGATCAGGTGCAGCAAGATGATTATGAAGCGTTTACCCAGCATTTTCTTTCTATCCATTCAGGCATTTTGACTCTGGGTTGGCTTAAACCTGTGTCAGCTAAGGAACGCCCCAGTTATGAAGCACAGATGGCAGAAATGGGGTTTGCCAATTTTTCGATTTATGAATACCATCCCGTAAAAAAACAGGTTATCGCTAAGGCGCGTCCAGATTATTTTCCGATTACGTTTTCTCCGCAACAGGATGTCATTGGCTTTGATCTGGCGTCTCATCCCGTGGGTAAATCTCTACTGGAAAAAGCACGTATGACCGGACAATTAGTCGCTACGACTAAGCTAAAGATACCTGGTAAACCGCCAGATAGTCTGACTATTTTACTACCGCTTTACCATAATGATATGCCTCACAATACACCTGAAACTCGCCGTCAGGCTTTTCGGGGTGCAATGATTGGGGTTTATTCTTTAGAGGAAATTATCACGACTTCACTGAAAGGGCTACAGATTGATACGCTGAATTTTTGCCTATCTGATCCGTCTTTACCCTCTCCAGAACGTTATCTGGCGCTGTATCAATCCCAGACAAAAACGGTTGAGATGAAGCCTGATCTATCATCTTGCCGTAACCATCTCATTTATACCCACCCGATTCAAGTGGCTGATCAGCAATTGTCACTCAGTTTCTGGGAAATACCACAAAATTCAGGTTGGGGAATTCCGCCTCTGGCTGGAGTAACCTTGTTGAGTGGCTTGCTATTAACCGGAACATTGGTTATGTATATTGTGCGATCGCTACATTACACGGCTGAGATTGAGGCAGAACGAGAAAAATCAGAACTCCTGCTGCTAAATATCTTACCTAAACCGATTGCCGATCGCTTGAAACAAAACCAGCAGACGATTGCGGATAGCTTCACGGAGGCGACAGTATTATTTGCGGATATCGTGGGGTTTACCCAGCTTTCGCAACGGATATCGGCAACAGAATTAGTACAATTACTCAATGAAATTTTTTCCGCCTTTGATCAGCTTACCGAAACTTATGGGTTGGAGAAAATTAAAACCATTGGCGATGCTTATATGGTTGTCGGCGGATTACCCACACCCTGCGATAATCATGCCGACGCGATCGCGGATATGGCATTAGAGATGCAACAGCAAGTGGCTCAATTTAGCGCTAAATATGGTGAACCGTTTAAAATCCGAATTGGCATTAACACTGGACCAGTGGTTGCTGGAGTGATTGGCACAAAAAAGTTTATCTATGACTTATGGGGGGATGCGGTTAATACCGCTAGCCGCATGGAATCCCACGGAGTTCCTGGGGGAATTCAAGTGAGTGCCTCAACCTATCAACATTTGCGGGATAAATATCAGTTTGAAGAGCGAGGTACGATTCAGGTTAAAGGTAAGGGTGAAATGATGACGTACTTACTAAAGAACAGAAAAAAAGAAAAAACCCTCGCCACAGACTAA
- a CDS encoding adenylate/guanylate cyclase domain-containing protein: MSSNWLKLLSLFQSRLSQRITLWVFICLIVIETLILIPSYYRRKHELLNQLEDVSGEVVESVVRLTQKNMSTIVFYEKIEQLTRGSQVILGVTIYHANGQLMGKFGESPTLTFEDLKHADIQRLYKLQNQRYDLAWSAQQLGKPYIIIIRHDASSIQPKLYAFTLRIAGLVLLISVFVTGTTMLVLGKTVIVPILQLRQDLIAVGESISQDTLNLNFYALSVQRHDELGDVMTAFNQMFQRIFWEIAERKRTAEILRVEQEKSERLLLNILPEPIAGRLKQNQTCIADGFTEVTILFADIVGFTQLSERISPTELVNLLNEIFSAFDHLTEKHNLEKIKTIGDAYMVASGLPKPHPDHAAAIAEMALDMQQEIQQFNQKHHAELSIRIGINTGSVVAGVIGTKKFIYDLWGDAVNTASRMESHGIPGTIQVTAATYQHLQDNYVFQERGIIPVKGKGEMMTYFLTAKKRPDS; the protein is encoded by the coding sequence ATGTCATCTAACTGGTTAAAATTATTAAGCTTATTTCAGTCTCGTTTATCTCAGCGAATTACCCTCTGGGTATTTATCTGCCTTATTGTTATCGAAACTCTTATTTTAATTCCCTCTTATTATCGGCGTAAGCATGAACTCCTCAACCAATTGGAAGACGTTTCCGGAGAAGTAGTTGAGAGTGTCGTGCGGTTGACGCAAAAAAATATGTCCACGATTGTATTTTACGAAAAAATTGAACAGTTAACTCGTGGTTCTCAGGTTATTTTAGGCGTTACTATTTACCACGCAAATGGACAACTGATGGGAAAATTTGGTGAATCACCAACCCTTACATTCGAGGATCTTAAACATGCTGATATTCAGCGCCTTTATAAGTTACAGAATCAACGATATGATTTGGCTTGGTCAGCCCAACAACTAGGAAAACCCTACATAATTATTATTCGTCATGATGCGTCCTCGATTCAACCCAAGTTATACGCCTTTACCCTAAGAATTGCGGGTTTAGTCTTGTTAATATCAGTGTTTGTTACCGGAACAACCATGTTAGTTTTAGGAAAAACCGTAATTGTCCCTATCCTACAACTTCGTCAAGACTTAATTGCCGTCGGAGAATCCATTAGCCAAGATACGTTAAATCTCAATTTCTATGCTTTATCCGTTCAGCGCCATGATGAATTAGGTGATGTCATGACAGCCTTTAATCAGATGTTTCAGCGAATTTTCTGGGAAATTGCCGAACGCAAGCGGACGGCGGAAATATTGCGGGTTGAACAAGAAAAGTCTGAGCGTTTATTGCTGAATATTTTACCGGAACCTATTGCGGGGCGATTGAAACAAAACCAAACTTGTATTGCTGATGGTTTTACAGAGGTTACTATTTTATTTGCGGATATAGTTGGCTTTACCCAACTATCGGAACGAATCTCACCAACAGAATTAGTTAACTTACTCAATGAGATATTCTCAGCATTTGATCACCTGACCGAGAAGCATAATTTGGAGAAAATTAAAACGATTGGCGATGCTTATATGGTTGCCAGTGGATTACCCAAACCACACCCTGATCATGCCGCCGCGATCGCAGAAATGGCGCTGGATATGCAACAAGAAATTCAACAGTTTAATCAAAAGCATCATGCTGAACTCAGTATTCGCATTGGTATTAATACTGGATCGGTGGTAGCTGGCGTTATTGGCACGAAAAAGTTTATTTACGACTTATGGGGGGATGCCGTAAATACAGCTAGCCGCATGGAATCTCATGGAATTCCGGGTACAATTCAAGTGACAGCAGCGACGTATCAGCATTTACAGGATAACTATGTGTTTCAAGAACGGGGAATCATTCCGGTGAAAGGGAAGGGAGAAATGATGACTTATTTTTTGACCGCAAAAAAACGTCCGGATTCATAG
- a CDS encoding class I SAM-dependent methyltransferase: MSSHPTNPIPTPPDSAIPNSIFPGEVFAKTAEFDLYIRQLLPRYDEMLASIARCIPSQAKRILDLGCGTGELSFKVLQRCRDVQVVGVDYSPRMIEFATTKLETAGYRQQWTGIEGDFGDWANHQLSVGGGFDACVSSLAIHHLTDEMKVKLFTKIRESLNPGGVFWNADPVVPESPILSEAYKHIREEWCVKQGTTLTEVRTKTGKSIPYGSSQPDQLVTLAAHLDMLKAAGFKSVAVPWKYYGLAVFGGEKTEGKG, translated from the coding sequence GTGAGTTCTCATCCCACCAACCCAATCCCGACTCCTCCAGACTCAGCCATCCCCAACTCCATATTCCCCGGAGAAGTCTTTGCTAAGACGGCGGAGTTTGATCTGTATATCCGGCAACTCTTACCACGTTATGATGAAATGTTAGCGAGCATCGCACGCTGTATCCCGTCTCAGGCGAAACGTATACTGGATTTGGGGTGTGGGACTGGCGAATTGAGTTTCAAGGTACTTCAGCGCTGTCGAGATGTCCAAGTCGTCGGCGTGGATTATTCTCCCCGGATGATCGAGTTTGCCACAACCAAGCTAGAGACAGCCGGATATCGTCAACAGTGGACAGGTATTGAAGGAGATTTTGGTGATTGGGCAAATCATCAGTTATCGGTGGGAGGAGGTTTTGATGCTTGTGTTTCCTCTTTAGCTATTCATCATTTGACGGATGAAATGAAGGTAAAACTGTTTACTAAAATTCGGGAAAGCCTCAACCCTGGCGGTGTGTTTTGGAATGCTGATCCGGTGGTTCCTGAATCACCAATTTTGTCAGAAGCCTATAAGCATATTCGCGAGGAATGGTGTGTAAAACAGGGAACCACGTTAACCGAAGTCAGGACGAAAACAGGTAAAAGTATTCCTTACGGTTCTTCTCAACCGGATCAATTAGTTACATTAGCCGCCCATCTAGATATGTTGAAAGCGGCTGGGTTTAAATCTGTAGCTGTACCTTGGAAATATTATGGGTTAGCCGTATTTGGTGGAGAAAAGACAGAAGGAAAAGGGTAG